The Streptomyces spororaveus genome includes a region encoding these proteins:
- a CDS encoding PH domain-containing protein, with translation METGTMGETDGPAWVGLPGGLLTLRRTLLLVWTVLLAVVTAVVTGLTLGPAWAALGVFWLAVLAWGWVLLGRNWRSWRYAERADDLLISRGVLWREQTVVPYGRMQLVEVTSGPLERRFGLASVQLHTAAAASDAKIPGLVPAEAERLRDRLSALGEARSAGL, from the coding sequence ATGGAAACGGGGACGATGGGTGAGACAGACGGACCCGCATGGGTCGGGCTGCCCGGCGGGCTGCTCACGCTGCGGCGGACGCTGCTGCTGGTGTGGACGGTGCTGCTCGCCGTCGTGACCGCCGTCGTGACGGGGCTGACGCTCGGCCCGGCGTGGGCGGCCCTCGGGGTGTTCTGGCTCGCGGTCCTGGCCTGGGGCTGGGTGCTCCTCGGCCGGAACTGGCGGTCCTGGCGGTACGCCGAACGCGCCGACGACCTGCTGATCAGCCGGGGCGTGCTGTGGCGGGAGCAGACCGTGGTGCCGTACGGGCGGATGCAGCTGGTCGAGGTCACCTCCGGCCCGCTGGAACGCCGCTTCGGCCTGGCCTCCGTACAGCTGCACACGGCCGCGGCCGCCAGCGACGCCAAGATCCCCGGGCTGGTGCCGGCCGAGGCGGAGCGGCTGCGCGACCGGCTCAGCGCGCTCGGCGAGGCAAGGTCGGCGGGCCTGTGA